Genomic segment of Arthrobacter antioxidans:
GGACTCCTTCGCCTCATCGAGCCCGGCGGCGGACCCGACCGGCTCCACCACCTCGAGGTAGCACTTCAGTTTCGGCTCCGTGCCGCTGGGCCGGATGATGATCCGCGTCCGGTCCTGCGTGAGGTAGCGGAGCCCGTCGGTGGGCGGGAGGTGCGCGGAGCCCTCCGCGAGGTCCTCGGCGACGGCCACGGGGGAGCCGGCGAAGGACGACGGCGGGGTCTCCCGGAGCCGGCCCATCATGGCGCCGAGCAGGTCGAGGCTGTCCACGCGGACCGAGAGCTGGTCCGCGGCGTGCAGGCCGTGCACCAGGAAGGCGTCGTCGAGCAGGTCGAAGAGGGTGCGGCCTGCGGCCTTCGTCGCGGCGGCGAGTTCGGCGAGCAGCAGACCGGCGGAGATGCCGTCCTTGTCCCGCACCAGCTCCGGGGCCACGCAGTAGCCGAGGGCCTCCTCGTACCCGAAGGAGAGGTCGTGGACGCGGGCGATCCACTTGAAGCCGGTCAGCGTCTGCTCGTGGTCGATACCCGAGGCCGCGGCGATCCTGCCGAGCAGGCGGGAGGAGACGATCGAGTTCGCGAAGACCGCGGTCCGCGGGGCGGCGGCAGCCTCGGAGACGGAGCTGCCCGTCGCGAGGCGGGCCGCGAGGTGCAGGCCGAGCAGTGTGCCCACCTCGTCGCCGCGCAGCATGCGCCACGCGCCGGTGGAGGGTTCGCGGGCCGCGAGGGCCACGCGGTCGGCGTCGGGGTCGTTGGCGATCACGAGGTCCGCGCCGACCTGCGCCGCGGTCTCGAGGGCGAGGTCCAGGGCACCGGGTTCCTCCGGATTGGGGAACGCGACGGTGGGGAAGTCGGGGTCCGGTTCGGCCTGGCGTGCGACGACGGTGACGTCGTCGAACCCGGCGGCCGCCAGCACCGCCTGCGCGGTCCGTCCGCCCACCCCGTGCAGGGGCGTCAGGACGATCTTCAGGTCGCGGTCCGTCAGGTGGGGGTCGGCGAGGGCCGCGACGGAGGCCACGTAGTCGGTCTCGATGGCCTCCGGCAGGACCGTCCAGCCGGACGCCGCGAGCGGGATGTCCCGGACGGCGTCGATGTGGGCGGCGATCCCGGCGTCGTGCGGGGCCACGATCTGGACGCCGCGGGCGTCCTCCTCGACGGCGCGCCCGCCGAGGTAGACCTTGTACCCGTTGTCCTGCGGCGGGTTGTGGCTCGCGGTGACCATGATGCCCACCTCGCACGC
This window contains:
- a CDS encoding phospho-sugar mutase, with the translated sequence MTTSALDTLLAAADAWAATDPDPRTAEELRTLAGQVRSGDTAAELELQDSFSGPLLFGTAGLRAALGAGPNRMNRVVVRRAAAGVAAHALDLAAGAYAPRAVVGFDARHNSRIFAEETAAILTAAGIQTFLMPRELPTPVLAYAIRALACEVGIMVTASHNPPQDNGYKVYLGGRAVEEDARGVQIVAPHDAGIAAHIDAVRDIPLAASGWTVLPEAIETDYVASVAALADPHLTDRDLKIVLTPLHGVGGRTAQAVLAAAGFDDVTVVARQAEPDPDFPTVAFPNPEEPGALDLALETAAQVGADLVIANDPDADRVALAAREPSTGAWRMLRGDEVGTLLGLHLAARLATGSSVSEAAAAPRTAVFANSIVSSRLLGRIAAASGIDHEQTLTGFKWIARVHDLSFGYEEALGYCVAPELVRDKDGISAGLLLAELAAATKAAGRTLFDLLDDAFLVHGLHAADQLSVRVDSLDLLGAMMGRLRETPPSSFAGSPVAVAEDLAEGSAHLPPTDGLRYLTQDRTRIIIRPSGTEPKLKCYLEVVEPVGSAAGLDEAKESARVRLEAVKRDVAGALGL